In the Pseudoliparis swirei isolate HS2019 ecotype Mariana Trench chromosome 19, NWPU_hadal_v1, whole genome shotgun sequence genome, one interval contains:
- the LOC130209954 gene encoding macrophage migration inhibitory factor-like, translated as MPMFVVNTNVAKSEVPAALLSEATEELAKAMGKPAEKVVVHVNSDQMMMFGGKGDPCAVCSLHSIGKIGSDYNKQYSKLLCGLLNTHLGISPDRIYINFVDMDAVNVARNNTTIG; from the exons ATGCCGATGTTCGTAGTGAACACCAACGTGGCCAAGAGCGAGGTACCGGCGGCTCTGCTGTCCGAGGCGACGGAGGAGCTGGCCAAAGCGATGGGCAAACCTGCGGAG AAAGTTGTTGTGCATGTCAACTCTGACCAGATGATGATGTTTGGAGGAAAGGGAGACCCCTGTGCAGTCTGCTCCCTTCACAGCATCGGCAAGATAGGCAGTGATTACAACAAGCAATACTCTAAGCTCCTGTGTGGACTGCTCAACACACACCTGGGCATCTCTCCCGACAg gaTCTACATTAACTTTGTAGACATGGATGCAGTCAATGTGGCCCGAAACAACACTACCATTGGATAA
- the LOC130209201 gene encoding endonuclease domain-containing 1 protein-like — translation MMSQKQMQCSTGALLLLLPLFGGLVLGEISNDFSQCLDFFSNKTPPKGITAAGYQPICQRYKNHYHFASLYRREHRSPLSSAYILSPADGKRPESIWMFEPQLAFSRGKAEMQRFKSVVNQNVIESQAVVKDNNNSNFTKGHLNPSMHQKTKEDREATFTLTNIVPQKKGSDCGPWNDLEKEVLSNFTAFCNGLMHVITGVMPYESEPRWINGRVSAPECMWSAYRSNLPKSVKPFPPTYAAVGRNDPNSGEEIVPVNVEARKYWGYDVRRMSLEALEGILKQRLAMPITLFHGQCQSQRLKAIAMNTFTYT, via the exons atgatgtcacaAAAGCAGATGCAATGCTCCACGGGagctctgcttctcctcctacCCTTGTTTGGTGGCCTGGTGCTTGGAGAGATCAGCAACGACTTCTCCCAGTGCCTTGATTTCTTCTCTAATAAAACTCCTCCAAAGGGTATCACTGCAGCAGGGTACCAGCCAATATGCCAGCGCTACAAGAACCATTACCACTTTGCCAGCCTGTATCGTCGAGAGCATCGTTCACCACTGTCCTCTGCGTACATACTCAGTCCTGCAGATGGCAAGCGGCCTGAATCTATCTGGATGTTTGAACCTCAA TTGGCGTTTTCCCGTGGCAAAGCAGAGATGCAACGCTTCAAGAGTGTCGTGAACCAGAATGTGATTGAGAGCCAAGCGGTTGTTAAGGACAACAATAACTCCAACTTCACCAAGGGCCATCtcaatcccagcatgcaccagaaGACAAAAGAAGACCGGGAGGCCACCTTCACGCTGACAAACATTGTCCCTCAGAAGAAGGGCTCCGACTGTGGACCGTGGAATGATCTGGAGAAGGAGGTTTTAAGTAACTTCACGGCCTTCTGCAACGGGTTGATGCATGTGATCACCGGAGTCATGCCTTATGAGTCTGAACCGCGCTGGATCAATGGCAGGGTGTCTGCTCCTGAGTGCATGTGGTCCGCCTACAGATCCAACCTTCCAAAGTCTGTGAAGCCCTTTCCCCCCACATATGCTGCAGTGGGAAGGAATGACCCCAACAGTGGAGAGGAGATTGTGCCAGTTAATGTCGAGGCGAGAAAGTATTGGGGCTACGATGTGAGGCGCATGTCTTTAGAGGCTCTGGAGGGCATCTTGAAACAGAGGCTGGCCATGCCCATCACTCTGTTTCATGGACAGTGTCAGTCGCAAAGGTTGAAAGCTATTGcaatgaatacatttacatatacatGA
- the si:dkeyp-121d2.7 gene encoding zinc finger protein 263 isoform X2, which produces MSYLSSASFSPPLTPPTPLFPLVSTSCAPLFHVFFSPSRSLVCPATPPFSPLIHHAHSSSRCSYSSLPSPLAPRYSCSPLLLQSPPPPPPPSHLPLLHPLLSSNSLSWPSNHLLPLLSLPLIFHSLSFLTPCALPLSCPPPHVLLPLSPTSHHSLIFLSSPQEASQRRAQQQSMAKAGLEYAQTEGYQPASLQLIKEALKMDPPNQNLHTCSRAQSKGDLSDRPSSLLSGEREDEDWESDSAEPSEGGMTVDELRGLESALKAERGREQAAMTASEPVSPDSEVEQGSESSLAPKYIGLDGMEQDEELEPPTLQREEQVGQGQVKDVVKTEVEPSSGRSKKSRGDNSPAVMTAEETVDQEESEHQPHLCAPGSVGDSGGEEEGGGDLLHFCPQCGGGFTTQAELEQHPCPLGASHLDNSEEDILFPCAHCGNTFSHAWALKNHECACAAERPHCCEICGKRFTHSRSLERHNVVHTGERPHRCPQCGRTFSRLGNLERHQRIHTGERPYGCEACGKRFSRVEYLKRHQLLHNSEKASLQCSNCGSGFSDVEQLKNHQCF; this is translated from the exons atgtcctacctctcctctgcctccttctctcccccgtTGACCCCGCCAACTCCACTTTTTCCTCTCGTCTCTACCTCTTGCGCTCCtctctttcatgtttttttttctccttcccgcTCTCTTGTCTGTCCTGCTACGCCCCCTTTCTCCCCACTCATTCATCatgctcactcctcctcccgctgctcctattcctctctcccttcccccctTGCTCCTCGCTACTCCTGTTCCCCTCTGCTTCTCCaatcccctcctccacctcctcctccttctcatctccCACTTCTccaccctcttctctcttccaACTCTCTCTCCTGGCCTTCCAATCATCTcctcccacttctctctctccccctcatatttcattctctctctttcctgacTCCCtgtgccctccctctctcttgccctcctcctcacgtcctccttcctctctcacctACCTCCCACCATtcgctcatcttcctctcttctccacaGGAGGCAAGTCAAAGAAGGGCCCAGCAGCAGTCTATGGCAAAGGCTGGCCTGGAG TATGCACAAACAGAGGGTTATCAACCCGCTTCACTCCAGCTAATCAAGGAGGCTTTGAAGATGGACCCGCCCAACCAGAACCTCCACACTTGCTCAAGAGCCCAAAGCAAAG GAGACCTCTCGGATCGACCTTCAAGCCTTctttcaggagagagagaggacgaggactGGGAGTCTGACTCGGCAGAGCCTTCGGAAGGGGGCATGACTGTGGATGAGCTGAGGGGTCTGGAGTCCGCACTGAAGGCGGAGAGAGGCCGCGAACAGGCCGCCATGACGGCCTCCGAGCCCGTCAGCCCCGACTCCGAGGTCGAGCAAGGCAGCGAGAGCAGCCTGGCCCCAAAGTACATTGGTCTCGATGGAATGGAGCAGGACGAAGAGCTGGAGCCGCCCACCCtgcagagagaggagcaggtcGGGCAAGGACAGGTGAAGGATGTCGTGAAGACCGAAGTGGAGCCGAGTTCAGGCCGGTCGAAGAAGTCGCGAGGGGACAACTCGCCTGCGGTCATGACCGCAGAGGAAACGGTGGATCAGGAAGAGTCGGAGCACCAGCCCCACCTGTGTGCCCCGGGGAGTGTCGGGGACAGCGGCGGggaagaggaaggtggaggggACCTGCTCCACTTCTGCCCACAGTGCGGCGGAGGCTTCACCACCCAGGCTGAGCTGGAGCAGCACCCGTGTCCACTGGGAGCCTCCCATTTGGACAACAGCGAAGAGGACATTCTTTTCCCGTGTGCCCACTGCGGCAACACGTTCAGCCACGCCTGGGCTCTGAAGAACCACGAGTGCGCCTGTGCCGCCGAGAGGCCGCACTGCTGCGAGATCTGCGGGAAGCGCTTCACCCACTCGCGCTCACTGGAGCGGCACAACGTGGTGCACACGGGCGAGAGGCCGCACCGCTGCCCGCAATGCGGACGCACCTTCAGTCGCCTCGGCAATTTGGAGCGACACCAGCGGATCCACACGGGCGAACGGCCGTACGGCTGCGAAGCGTGCGGCAAGCGGTTCAGCCGCGTGGAGTACTTGAAGAGACACCAGCTCCTGCACAATAGCGAGAAGGCATCACTCCAGTGCTCCAACTGTGGAAGCGGCTTCAGTGATGTGGAGCAACTGAAAAACCACCAGTGTTTCTGA
- the LOC130209688 gene encoding uncharacterized protein LOC130209688 isoform X2, whose amino-acid sequence MYSFLYLQGGPTYGRKMMTGSLAAAGVFASEGRVGAVLRNIHPPYHKGARNLNPLPYHAAYVGHKIHMDQNEKIVMFGVTHVLAIDGFSSKIVGQATMPVKNNLTIYNDVYRSAVMEYGMWDQVRVDHGKDFYLTLFMQEKLASHRHNTERPPYLQTPSTKNHRNERIWPEINNRVNYPLKATLVQLVDQEELDMEDQMTRFCVSSLTCQLAQIGVNRTVQAWNAHRIPGRGIPNYLARDGCPNKLSTDLLPNASVAADWYDQEVGSLTRVSDFGTNPFPSSQDQEAAVREFALQCPDTSVLLDNAVNNLPQPYKDGLKGLIDISRRNCQR is encoded by the exons atgtattcctttctttatcttcagggtggtcctacctatggcaggaaaatgatgactgggagtcttgcagctgcaggtgtctttgcatcagagggtcgtgttggagctgttttgcgcaacattcacccaccttaccataag ggagcaaggaacctcaaccctcttccttaccatgcagcctatgtgggtcacaaaatccacatggaccaaaatgagaagattgtcatgtttggcgtgactcatgtgctggcaatagatggcttctccagcaaaattgttggacaagctactatgcctgtaaagaacaacctcaccatctacaatgacgtttacag gagtgcagtaatggaatatgggatgtgggaccaggtcagagtggatcatggaaaggacttctacctcactcttttcatgcaggagaagttggccagccaccgccacaacactgaaaggccaccatatctccaaacaccatcgacaaag aatcacagaaatgagagaatctggccagaaatcaacaaccGGGTTAACTACCCATTGAAAGCTAcattggtccaactggtggatcaggaggagctggacatggaggaccagatgactcggttctgtgtgtcatctttgacatgccagttggcccagatcggtgttaaccgaactgtgcaagcatggaatgcacacaggattcctg ggagggggataccaaattacttggccagagatggatgcccaaataaactgtcgacagaccttttgccaaatgcatctgtggctgcagactggtacgaccaggaagtgggctcactgacacgagtgtcagactttggcaccaacccatttccaagttcacaggaccaggaagctgcagtgagggaatttgctctgcagtgccctgatacaagtgtcctgctggacaatgcagtgaataatctgccacaaccgtacaaagatggactcaaaggcctcatcgacatctcaaggagaaattgtcaacgctga
- the LOC130209688 gene encoding uncharacterized protein LOC130209688 isoform X1, with protein sequence MYSFLYLQGGPTYGRKMMTGSLAAAGVFASEGRVGAVLRNIHPPYHKARCQGARNLNPLPYHAAYVGHKIHMDQNEKIVMFGVTHVLAIDGFSSKIVGQATMPVKNNLTIYNDVYRSAVMEYGMWDQVRVDHGKDFYLTLFMQEKLASHRHNTERPPYLQTPSTKNHRNERIWPEINNRVNYPLKATLVQLVDQEELDMEDQMTRFCVSSLTCQLAQIGVNRTVQAWNAHRIPGRGIPNYLARDGCPNKLSTDLLPNASVAADWYDQEVGSLTRVSDFGTNPFPSSQDQEAAVREFALQCPDTSVLLDNAVNNLPQPYKDGLKGLIDISRRNCQR encoded by the exons atgtattcctttctttatcttcagggtggtcctacctatggcaggaaaatgatgactgggagtcttgcagctgcaggtgtctttgcatcagagggtcgtgttggagctgttttgcgcaacattcacccaccttaccataaggcacgatgccag ggagcaaggaacctcaaccctcttccttaccatgcagcctatgtgggtcacaaaatccacatggaccaaaatgagaagattgtcatgtttggcgtgactcatgtgctggcaatagatggcttctccagcaaaattgttggacaagctactatgcctgtaaagaacaacctcaccatctacaatgacgtttacag gagtgcagtaatggaatatgggatgtgggaccaggtcagagtggatcatggaaaggacttctacctcactcttttcatgcaggagaagttggccagccaccgccacaacactgaaaggccaccatatctccaaacaccatcgacaaag aatcacagaaatgagagaatctggccagaaatcaacaaccGGGTTAACTACCCATTGAAAGCTAcattggtccaactggtggatcaggaggagctggacatggaggaccagatgactcggttctgtgtgtcatctttgacatgccagttggcccagatcggtgttaaccgaactgtgcaagcatggaatgcacacaggattcctg ggagggggataccaaattacttggccagagatggatgcccaaataaactgtcgacagaccttttgccaaatgcatctgtggctgcagactggtacgaccaggaagtgggctcactgacacgagtgtcagactttggcaccaacccatttccaagttcacaggaccaggaagctgcagtgagggaatttgctctgcagtgccctgatacaagtgtcctgctggacaatgcagtgaataatctgccacaaccgtacaaagatggactcaaaggcctcatcgacatctcaaggagaaattgtcaacgctga
- the si:dkeyp-121d2.7 gene encoding zinc finger protein 184 isoform X1, translating to MATMMEESVATFETHLTAVMDSLMRASVCEISKLFQDMVNDYLVELSLNRKENEALKQRLRLTETKLRTERKYGMGWAATRRSAGLEAAEGKGAGGRQKRKVGARGKSKKGPAAVYGKGWPGGAWEEGEGGGGGRGGGGKAGAVGMVAGARGGKEAREMYLIQFPGDEEDEGGMMEDEEGEGSLSGEGEETAYIKEEYAQTEGYQPASLQLIKEALKMDPPNQNLHTCSRAQSKGDLSDRPSSLLSGEREDEDWESDSAEPSEGGMTVDELRGLESALKAERGREQAAMTASEPVSPDSEVEQGSESSLAPKYIGLDGMEQDEELEPPTLQREEQVGQGQVKDVVKTEVEPSSGRSKKSRGDNSPAVMTAEETVDQEESEHQPHLCAPGSVGDSGGEEEGGGDLLHFCPQCGGGFTTQAELEQHPCPLGASHLDNSEEDILFPCAHCGNTFSHAWALKNHECACAAERPHCCEICGKRFTHSRSLERHNVVHTGERPHRCPQCGRTFSRLGNLERHQRIHTGERPYGCEACGKRFSRVEYLKRHQLLHNSEKASLQCSNCGSGFSDVEQLKNHQCF from the exons ATG GCCACGATGATGGAGGAATCGGTGGCCACGTTTGAGACTCATCTGACGGCTGTCATGGACAGCCTGATGCGAGCCTCGGTGTGCGAGATCAGCAAGCTGTTCCAGGACATGGTGAACGACTACCTGGTGGAGCTGTCCCTCAACAGGAAGGAGAACGAGGCTCTGAAACAGCGGCTGCGGCTCACCGAGACCAAGCTGAGGACCGAGCGCAAGTACGGGATGGGCTGGGCGGCCACCCGCCGCAGCGCCGGGCTGGAGGCGGCGGAGGGGAAGGGAGCGGGAGGGCGGCAGAAACGAAAAGTTGGGGCCC GAGGCAAGTCAAAGAAGGGCCCAGCAGCAGTCTATGGCAAAGGCTGGCCTGGAGGTGcgtgggaggaaggagaaggtggtggaggaggaagaggaggaggaggaaaggcagGAGCTGTGGGGATGGTGGCAGGAGCAAGAGgggggaaggaggccagggagaTGTACCTCATCCAGTTCCCCGGGGATGAAGAAGACGAGGGAGGGATGATGGAGGACGAGGAAGGGGAGGGCAGCCTCAGcggtgagggggaggagactgcctacatcaaagaggag TATGCACAAACAGAGGGTTATCAACCCGCTTCACTCCAGCTAATCAAGGAGGCTTTGAAGATGGACCCGCCCAACCAGAACCTCCACACTTGCTCAAGAGCCCAAAGCAAAG GAGACCTCTCGGATCGACCTTCAAGCCTTctttcaggagagagagaggacgaggactGGGAGTCTGACTCGGCAGAGCCTTCGGAAGGGGGCATGACTGTGGATGAGCTGAGGGGTCTGGAGTCCGCACTGAAGGCGGAGAGAGGCCGCGAACAGGCCGCCATGACGGCCTCCGAGCCCGTCAGCCCCGACTCCGAGGTCGAGCAAGGCAGCGAGAGCAGCCTGGCCCCAAAGTACATTGGTCTCGATGGAATGGAGCAGGACGAAGAGCTGGAGCCGCCCACCCtgcagagagaggagcaggtcGGGCAAGGACAGGTGAAGGATGTCGTGAAGACCGAAGTGGAGCCGAGTTCAGGCCGGTCGAAGAAGTCGCGAGGGGACAACTCGCCTGCGGTCATGACCGCAGAGGAAACGGTGGATCAGGAAGAGTCGGAGCACCAGCCCCACCTGTGTGCCCCGGGGAGTGTCGGGGACAGCGGCGGggaagaggaaggtggaggggACCTGCTCCACTTCTGCCCACAGTGCGGCGGAGGCTTCACCACCCAGGCTGAGCTGGAGCAGCACCCGTGTCCACTGGGAGCCTCCCATTTGGACAACAGCGAAGAGGACATTCTTTTCCCGTGTGCCCACTGCGGCAACACGTTCAGCCACGCCTGGGCTCTGAAGAACCACGAGTGCGCCTGTGCCGCCGAGAGGCCGCACTGCTGCGAGATCTGCGGGAAGCGCTTCACCCACTCGCGCTCACTGGAGCGGCACAACGTGGTGCACACGGGCGAGAGGCCGCACCGCTGCCCGCAATGCGGACGCACCTTCAGTCGCCTCGGCAATTTGGAGCGACACCAGCGGATCCACACGGGCGAACGGCCGTACGGCTGCGAAGCGTGCGGCAAGCGGTTCAGCCGCGTGGAGTACTTGAAGAGACACCAGCTCCTGCACAATAGCGAGAAGGCATCACTCCAGTGCTCCAACTGTGGAAGCGGCTTCAGTGATGTGGAGCAACTGAAAAACCACCAGTGTTTCTGA
- the LOC130209200 gene encoding zinc-binding protein A33-like: protein MADTNAIEELQSELTCPVCLELFSDPVILECGHHFCQQCIIQCWEAKADELSSCPKCRKSSGRKLRPNSLLCNVVDSVRRARAMDLAAGTSGWAPEDALEEPEEREPGSSMSSLASSIGHWPRLGIDMDMCEEHEEKLKLYCEDDQLPICLVCGMSRDHKTHNVIPITEAFENYKDKLSVALERVQLQTEEATLFQRQTNEKSLLIKERAGDLEEMVNAEFGRLREFLREEEERIKEKLQKQKEETLNQLEEALTETTEQISQLESTAERLRLKLAEEENPEQLKGIKDFIGGTESLFERPPEVGEDLQSGEFLGPLQYRTWRKMCSVFQPAVKAVTLDPDTAYPCLWVSPCRTSVCVGRIQPNLPNNPERFTLYNIVLGAEAFSSGRHYWEVEVGSKTAWGLGVATASVNRKDEISLCPDDGFWTLVLRDGTDGTSEYEACTDSEDSLIYPSKPPSRVGVYLDYCRGDVGFYDAGNMSHLFTFYNAKFKEPVFPYFNPWPIINGHNREPLTVVTPHWG, encoded by the exons ATGGCGGACACCAACGCGATTGAGGAACTACAGTCGGAGCTCACTTGTCCGGTGTGTTTGGAGCTGTTCTCCGATCCCGTGATCCTCGAGTGCGGACACCACTTCTGCCAGCAGTGCATCATCCAATGCTGGGAAGCCAAGGCGGACGAGTTGTCGAGTTGCCCCAAGTGCAGAAAGTCAAGCGGCCGTAAGCTTCGACCCAACTCGCTCCTGTGCAACGTCGTGGACAGTGTGCGCAGAGCCCGCGCCATGGACTTGGCCGCGGGGACAAGCGGGTGGGCCCCTGAGGACGCGCTGGAGGAGCCGGAGGAACGAGAGCCCGGGTCCAGCATGAGCAGCCTGGCCTCGTCCATCGGGCACTGGCCGCGCCTGGGCATCGACATGGATATGTGCGAGGAGCACGAGGAGAAGTTGAAGCTGTACTGTGAGGACGACCAGCTCCCCATATGCCTGGTGTGCGGCATGTCGAGGGACCACAAGACCCACAATGTCATCCCCATTACAGAGGCCTTTGAAAACTACAAG GATAAGCTGTCTGTCGCTCTCGAGAGGGTTCAGCTGCAGACCGAGGAGGCCACGCTCTTCCAAAGGCAGACAAATGAGAAGAGCCTCCTCATCAAG GAGCGAGCAGGAGATCTGGAGGAGATGGTCAATGCCGAGTTTGGCCGTCTGAGGGAGTTCCtacgagaggaggaagagcgcaTAAAGGAGAAACTGCAGAAGCAGAAAGAGGAGACGCTCAACCAGCTGGAGGAGGCGCTCACGGAGACCACAGAGCAAATCAGCCAATTGGAAAGCACGGCCGAGCGGCTTCGCCTCAAACtcgcagaagaagaaaacccaGAGCAACTCAAG GGAATCAAAGATTTCATCGGAGG GACCGAGAGCTTGTTTGAGCGCCCCCCAGAGGTGGGGGAGGATCTGCAGTCGGGAGAGTTTCTGGGACCTCTGCAGTACCGGACCTGGAGGAAAATGTGCTCCGTTTTTCAGCcag cTGTGAAAGCGGTGACCCTGGACCCAGACACAGCCTACCCGTGCCTCTGGGTGTCTCCGTGTCGCACCAGCGTCTGCGTGGGAAGAATCCAGCCCAACCTGCCCAACAACCCAGAGCGCTTCACTCTCTACAACATCGTCCTGGGCGCCGAAGCCTTCTCCTCCGGGAGGCACTACTGGGAGGTGGAAGTGGGCTCCAAGACAGCGTGGGGTCTGGGTGTGGCCACGGCCTCTGTCAACAGGAAGGATGAGATCAGCCTCTGCCCGGATGATGGTTTCTGGACCCTGGTGCTGAGGGATGGCACTGACGGCACCAGCGAGTATGAGGCATGCACCGACTCGGAGGACAGCTTGATATATCCCTCTAAACCCCCCAGCAGGGTGGGGGTCTATCTAGACTATTGTCGTGGGGACGTGGGGTTTTACGATGCAGGAAACATGAGCCACCTCTTCACCTTCTATAATGCAAAATTCAAAGAGCCAGTTTTCCCGTACTTTAATCCCTGGCCGATTATCAACGGACACAACCGGGAGCCGCTCACCGTAGTGACGCCACACTGGGGATAG
- the mif gene encoding macrophage migration inhibitory factor has product MPMFVVNTNVAKSEVPAALLSEATEELAKAMGKPAKYIAVLINPDQMMMFGGKGDPCAVCSLHSIGKIGGAQNKQYSKILCGLLNTHLGISPDRIYINFVDMDAANVAWNNTTFG; this is encoded by the exons ATGCCGATGTTCGTAGTGAACACCAACGTGGCCAAGAGCGAGGTACCGGCGGCTCTGCTGTCCGAGGCGACGGAGGAGCTGGCCAAAGCGATGGGTAAACCTGCAAAG TACATTGCTGTGCTTATCAACCCTGACCAAATGATGATGTTTGGAGGAAAGGGAGACCCCTGCGCAGTCTGCTCCCTCCACAGCATCGGCAAGATAGGCGGTGCTCAAAACAAACAATACTCTAAGATCCTGTGTGGACTACtcaacacacacctgggtatCTCTCCCGACAg GatttacattaactttgtagACATGGATGCAGCCAATGTGGCCTGGAACAACACTACCTTTGGCTGA